One stretch of Cryomorphaceae bacterium 1068 DNA includes these proteins:
- a CDS encoding DUF2141 domain-containing protein yields the protein MKIILSLCIALMGFFSASNGSEELISLKVRIKNVENEDSNIMIAVFRSYDTFLTEDMHRQEVIAVKNFTETEVEFKLAKGEYAIAVFQDKNKNGDLDRNFFAYPSEPFGFSNNFRPLIKPPHWTDVAFQVDSESAIEIELK from the coding sequence ATGAAAATTATTTTAAGCCTTTGTATAGCCCTCATGGGCTTCTTTTCTGCCTCCAACGGTTCTGAAGAGCTGATCTCGCTCAAGGTCAGAATTAAGAATGTAGAAAATGAAGATTCGAATATCATGATAGCTGTCTTCAGAAGCTATGATACCTTTTTGACGGAGGACATGCATAGGCAAGAAGTAATCGCAGTAAAGAATTTTACAGAAACGGAAGTGGAATTCAAACTGGCTAAAGGTGAATACGCCATTGCTGTATTTCAAGACAAGAATAAGAATGGCGATTTAGATCGAAATTTTTTCGCTTACCCTTCTGAGCCTTTTGGTTTCTCGAACAACTTTAGGCCATTAATAAAGCCTCCACATTGGACGGATGTCGCTTTTCAGGTAGACAGCGAGAGTGCGATTGAAATTGAGCTAAAGTAG
- a CDS encoding ATP-dependent Clp protease ATP-binding subunit, whose translation MEAKFSPRVKDVISYSREEALRLGHDFIGVEHLLLGIIREGEGTAIQIMKNLGIDLKELRRAVESSTRSASAKSGNLGNIPLVKQAEKVLKITYLEAKLFKSPTIGTEHLLLSILKDEDNVATRALSKFRVEYDTVRDELETMGTGDELSGSSMNSPRAEFPSASDDDDDDMGGGFSGGSGGGGARRVSDSKSKTPVLDNFGRDLTKMAEDNKLDPIVGREKEIERVSQVLSRRKKNNPVLIGEPGVGKSAIAEGLALRIVQRKVSRVLFDKRIVSLDVASLVAGTKYRGQFEERMKAVMNELEKSPEVILFIDEIHTIVGAGGASGSLDASNMFKPALARGEIQCIGATTLDEYRQYIEKDGALERRFQKVMVEPTNEEETIQILNNIKEKYEEHHSVNYTDDAIKACVTLTSRYISDRHLPDKAIDALDEVGSRVHITNIKVPKEIIEAEKAIEEIKEEKNRVVRSQKYEEAAKLRDKERSLIEELETAKAKWEAEAKNHRVTVTVDHVEEVVAMMTGIPMQRIAEKESGRLAKMNEELHDSVIGQSGAVGKVVKAIQRNRAGLKDPNKPIGSFIFLGPTGVGKTQLAKELSKYLFHSEDSLIRIDMSEYMEKFAISRLIGAPPGYIGYEEGGQLTEKVRRHPYSIILLDEIEKAHPDVFNLLLQALDDGQLTDSLGRKIDFRNTILIMTSNIGARQLSDFGTGVGFGTRARIENENSAQAAVIQNALKKAFAPEFLNRIDDVVIFNSLSKEDIHKIIDIELGKLYKRINSLGYEVKLSEAAKDFIAEKGYDEKFGARPLKRAIQKYVEDPMAEEIINSNLEEGDTIHIGKKKDSDEINIRITKGKKPKKEEN comes from the coding sequence ATGGAAGCAAAATTTTCTCCCAGAGTAAAAGACGTAATCAGCTATAGCAGGGAAGAAGCCCTAAGACTAGGGCATGATTTTATAGGTGTTGAACACTTACTGCTGGGCATCATCCGAGAGGGTGAAGGCACGGCGATTCAAATAATGAAAAATTTAGGGATTGATCTGAAAGAACTGCGACGAGCTGTTGAATCAAGTACGCGCTCGGCTTCTGCCAAGTCAGGTAACTTGGGTAATATACCTTTGGTTAAACAGGCCGAAAAAGTTTTGAAGATCACGTACCTCGAAGCAAAGCTCTTCAAAAGCCCAACTATAGGCACTGAGCATCTTCTACTGAGTATACTCAAGGATGAAGACAATGTCGCAACTAGAGCTTTATCGAAATTCAGAGTCGAGTACGATACAGTACGAGACGAACTAGAAACGATGGGCACTGGCGATGAATTATCAGGCAGCAGCATGAATAGTCCGCGAGCTGAGTTCCCTAGCGCATCTGATGATGACGATGATGATATGGGTGGTGGTTTCTCAGGTGGATCCGGTGGCGGCGGAGCTCGTCGCGTTTCAGATTCTAAATCGAAGACTCCGGTCCTAGACAACTTTGGTCGCGATCTCACGAAAATGGCTGAAGACAACAAGCTAGACCCGATTGTGGGCCGTGAAAAAGAAATAGAGCGGGTGTCTCAAGTACTTTCAAGAAGAAAGAAAAATAACCCTGTATTAATAGGTGAGCCTGGTGTGGGTAAATCTGCGATTGCGGAAGGCCTTGCACTCAGAATTGTTCAGCGCAAGGTATCACGAGTATTATTTGACAAAAGAATTGTTTCGCTTGACGTAGCTTCATTGGTGGCAGGTACCAAGTACCGTGGCCAGTTTGAAGAACGGATGAAAGCGGTGATGAACGAATTGGAAAAGTCTCCTGAGGTCATTCTCTTTATCGATGAGATTCACACTATTGTCGGAGCCGGGGGAGCGAGTGGCTCTTTGGATGCATCCAATATGTTTAAGCCCGCCCTCGCTCGAGGCGAAATACAATGCATCGGTGCCACAACATTGGATGAATACCGACAATACATTGAAAAAGATGGAGCTCTGGAACGTCGATTCCAAAAGGTAATGGTAGAACCTACCAATGAAGAAGAGACCATTCAGATTCTCAATAACATTAAGGAAAAATATGAGGAGCACCACAGTGTAAACTACACTGACGATGCCATTAAAGCTTGTGTTACCCTCACTAGCAGATATATTTCTGACAGACACCTTCCGGACAAAGCGATTGATGCTTTGGATGAAGTAGGTTCACGCGTGCACATCACGAATATCAAGGTGCCAAAAGAGATTATCGAAGCGGAGAAGGCGATTGAAGAAATTAAGGAAGAAAAGAATCGAGTAGTTCGAAGTCAGAAGTATGAAGAGGCGGCGAAATTACGTGATAAAGAGCGAAGCTTGATTGAAGAGCTCGAAACGGCGAAGGCTAAGTGGGAAGCAGAAGCCAAGAATCACCGTGTTACGGTAACAGTAGACCATGTAGAGGAAGTCGTTGCAATGATGACGGGGATTCCGATGCAAAGAATTGCTGAAAAAGAAAGTGGTCGACTGGCCAAGATGAACGAAGAGCTTCACGACTCTGTAATCGGACAATCAGGTGCTGTAGGTAAAGTGGTAAAGGCTATTCAGAGAAACAGAGCGGGATTGAAAGATCCCAATAAGCCGATCGGATCCTTTATATTTTTAGGACCTACTGGAGTTGGTAAAACTCAATTGGCAAAAGAACTATCCAAGTATTTATTTCACTCGGAAGACTCACTTATAAGAATCGACATGAGCGAGTACATGGAGAAATTTGCCATCAGCCGATTGATCGGAGCACCTCCTGGCTATATTGGTTACGAAGAAGGTGGTCAGCTTACAGAAAAAGTGAGAAGACACCCCTACTCGATCATTTTGCTTGATGAGATCGAAAAGGCGCACCCTGACGTTTTCAACTTATTGCTACAAGCGTTGGATGATGGCCAACTTACAGATAGTTTGGGTCGTAAAATAGACTTCAGAAATACAATTCTTATTATGACTTCTAATATTGGAGCTAGACAACTCTCTGATTTTGGAACGGGCGTAGGATTTGGTACCAGAGCGCGTATTGAAAATGAAAACTCTGCTCAAGCGGCAGTGATTCAAAATGCCTTGAAAAAGGCGTTTGCACCTGAATTCTTAAACAGAATTGACGATGTGGTCATCTTCAACTCTTTATCGAAAGAAGATATCCATAAGATCATCGACATCGAACTGGGCAAACTTTACAAGAGAATAAACTCTTTGGGTTACGAGGTGAAGTTGAGTGAAGCCGCAAAAGATTTCATTGCAGAGAAAGGATATGACGAAAAGTTTGGCGCTCGTCCGTTAAAGAGAGCTATACAGAAATACGTCGAAGATCCGATGGCAGAGGAAATCATTAATTCCAATCTGGAAGAAGGCGATACCATTCATATCGGAAAGAAAAAGGACTCAGATGAAATAAACATTCGCATCACTAAAGGCAAGAAGCCTAAGAAGGAGGAAAACTGA
- the gyrA gene encoding DNA gyrase subunit A, whose translation MAEGEKIIPINIEDEMQSAYIDYSMSVIVSRALPDVRDGLKPVHRRVLYGMMELGVYSNRSYKKSARIVGEVLGKFHPHGDSSVYDTMVRMAQPWSMRYMLVDGQGNFGSVDGDSPAAMRYTEARLQKIAEEMLSDIDKETVDYQLNFDDSLKEPTVLPTRIPNLLANGASGIAVGMATNMPPHNLSEVIDGTIAFIDNRDIDIAGLMEHIKAPDFPTGGIIYGYEGVKQAFETGRGRVVMRAKANIEEIREGREAIIVTEIPYQVNKAEMIRKTADLVVDKKIEGISDIRDESDRKGMRIVYELKRDSIPNVVLNKLYKYTALQTSFSVNNIALVKGRPEMLNLKDMIFNFVEHRHDVVVRRTTYELRKAEERAHILEGLLIALDNIDEVIALIRASQNPEEARNGLMEKFALSELQARAILDMRLQKLTGLESEKIREEHADLMKLIDHLRQILSDEGLRMQIIKDELIEIKDKYGDERRSRIEYSASEMSIEDLIPDEDVVITISHLGYIKRTSLNEYKTQARGGVGSRGSKTRDEDFLEHLFVATNHNYLLIFTEKGKCYWMRIFEIPEGSKTSKGRAIQNLINIEQDDKIMAYINTQDLRDEDYINSHNVIMATKNGVVKKTSLEAYSRPRQNGINAITIKDGDQLLEAKLTNGSSEIILAKKSGKAIRFNEEKVRAVGRTSQGVKGVTLESKDDEVIGMICISDTSTNVLVVSEKGYGKRSDVEEYRITNRGGKGVKTLNVTEKTGALISIKSVTDDDDLMIINRSGLTIRMSVADLRVMGRATQGVRLINLKGNDAIAAVAKVVVSEDDEDMTDDLNEEGGNSDDLGAAPSGENDSDSAE comes from the coding sequence ATGGCAGAAGGAGAAAAGATCATACCGATCAATATTGAAGATGAAATGCAGTCGGCCTACATCGATTACTCGATGTCGGTTATCGTTTCCAGAGCCCTCCCTGATGTAAGGGACGGTTTGAAACCTGTTCATCGCCGTGTTCTCTACGGAATGATGGAGTTAGGTGTCTATTCTAACAGATCCTACAAGAAATCTGCCCGTATTGTCGGGGAGGTATTGGGTAAATTTCACCCACACGGAGATAGCTCAGTCTACGACACTATGGTGCGTATGGCTCAGCCTTGGTCTATGCGCTACATGCTTGTAGATGGGCAAGGAAACTTCGGTTCGGTAGATGGTGACAGCCCTGCGGCAATGCGTTATACTGAGGCACGTCTGCAAAAGATTGCAGAAGAAATGCTCTCGGATATCGACAAAGAAACCGTTGACTACCAGCTCAACTTTGACGATTCTTTAAAGGAGCCAACTGTTTTGCCTACCCGAATTCCGAACCTTTTGGCCAATGGCGCCAGCGGTATCGCTGTGGGTATGGCAACAAATATGCCTCCACACAACCTCTCTGAGGTGATTGATGGAACCATAGCTTTTATTGATAATAGAGATATAGACATCGCGGGGCTCATGGAGCACATTAAAGCTCCTGATTTTCCAACAGGTGGTATTATTTACGGTTACGAAGGTGTAAAGCAAGCATTTGAGACAGGCCGTGGTCGTGTTGTAATGCGAGCTAAAGCAAATATTGAAGAAATCCGTGAGGGTCGCGAAGCAATCATCGTTACCGAAATCCCCTATCAGGTGAATAAAGCGGAAATGATCCGCAAGACAGCCGATTTGGTTGTCGACAAAAAGATTGAAGGCATCAGTGATATTCGGGATGAGTCCGACCGTAAAGGGATGCGAATCGTTTATGAGTTGAAGCGTGATTCCATTCCGAATGTAGTGCTAAATAAGCTGTATAAGTATACCGCTCTACAGACCTCATTTTCAGTAAACAATATCGCGCTAGTGAAGGGGCGTCCAGAGATGTTGAATCTCAAGGATATGATCTTCAATTTCGTAGAGCACCGTCACGATGTGGTGGTTCGCCGTACAACATACGAACTGCGTAAAGCGGAAGAAAGAGCCCATATTTTAGAAGGATTGCTAATCGCCCTTGACAATATTGACGAGGTGATTGCTTTAATTCGTGCAAGCCAGAACCCTGAAGAAGCCCGCAACGGTTTGATGGAGAAGTTTGCTCTTTCTGAGCTTCAAGCCAGAGCTATCCTCGATATGCGTCTACAAAAGCTTACCGGTTTGGAAAGCGAAAAGATTCGAGAAGAGCATGCCGACTTGATGAAATTGATTGATCACTTAAGACAGATTCTTAGTGATGAAGGGTTGAGAATGCAGATTATCAAGGATGAACTCATTGAGATCAAGGACAAATACGGTGATGAGCGTCGTTCACGAATCGAGTACTCTGCTAGTGAAATGAGTATTGAGGATTTGATTCCCGATGAAGATGTGGTAATTACCATCTCTCACTTGGGCTATATCAAGCGTACTTCTTTGAATGAATACAAGACTCAAGCAAGGGGTGGAGTTGGTTCTCGTGGAAGCAAAACAAGAGATGAAGATTTCTTGGAGCACCTGTTCGTAGCGACCAACCACAATTATCTCTTGATCTTTACAGAGAAAGGGAAGTGCTACTGGATGCGAATTTTTGAAATTCCCGAAGGGTCTAAAACATCTAAAGGAAGAGCCATTCAAAACCTGATCAACATCGAACAAGACGATAAGATCATGGCTTACATTAATACGCAAGACTTAAGAGACGAGGATTACATCAATAGCCACAATGTGATTATGGCAACAAAGAATGGTGTAGTTAAGAAGACATCGCTCGAAGCATACTCTCGTCCGCGTCAAAATGGAATCAACGCCATTACTATTAAGGATGGTGACCAACTACTGGAAGCAAAGCTAACCAACGGAAGTAGCGAAATCATACTTGCAAAGAAGAGCGGTAAAGCCATTCGTTTCAACGAAGAAAAGGTTAGAGCTGTAGGTCGTACTTCGCAAGGAGTAAAGGGTGTTACCCTTGAAAGTAAAGATGACGAGGTAATTGGTATGATTTGTATCAGCGATACTTCAACCAATGTTCTGGTTGTTTCCGAAAAAGGCTACGGCAAGCGAAGTGATGTTGAGGAATACCGCATTACCAACCGTGGAGGAAAAGGTGTAAAAACCCTGAACGTAACGGAAAAGACGGGAGCTTTGATTTCCATCAAATCTGTTACTGACGATGATGACTTGATGATCATCAACAGGAGCGGCCTAACCATCCGAATGAGCGTTGCAGATCTTCGTGTGATGGGTAGAGCAACTCAGGGAGTTCGATTGATCAACCTCAAGGGAAATGACGCGATTGCGGCTGTGGCCAAAGTGGTGGTTTCTGAGGATGATGAAGACATGACAGATGACCTGAATGAGGAAGGCGGAAATTCAGATGACTTAGGAGCTGCACCTAGCGGTGAAAACGACAGCGATAGCGCCGAATAA
- a CDS encoding CoA-binding protein translates to MEKKNTVVIGASPNPMRYAYRAVEMLKSADHPVEAVGLRQGEISGVSISTELKPFPNVDTVTLYVGPRNQEHWKEYIKSLKPNRVIFNPGTENDAFQEELTKEGIEVEEACTLVLLSMGNY, encoded by the coding sequence ATGGAAAAAAAGAATACCGTTGTAATCGGCGCCAGTCCAAACCCCATGCGATACGCTTATCGCGCTGTAGAGATGCTCAAGTCAGCTGATCACCCTGTTGAGGCCGTCGGTCTTCGTCAAGGAGAAATTTCAGGCGTTTCTATATCCACAGAGCTCAAACCATTTCCTAATGTGGATACGGTAACACTGTATGTTGGTCCGCGAAATCAGGAGCACTGGAAAGAGTACATCAAATCTTTGAAGCCAAATAGGGTCATCTTTAATCCGGGAACGGAAAATGATGCCTTTCAAGAAGAGCTGACAAAAGAAGGAATTGAAGTAGAGGAGGCTTGCACGCTCGTTCTCCTTTCTATGGGGAATTACTAA
- a CDS encoding aspartate aminotransferase family protein, whose protein sequence is MNLRDDFFALQAQTSPFPIGIEVSHAAGCYIYDTAGKSFLDMISGIAVTNVGHRHPTVVKAIKDQVDRYLHVMPYGEFIQGPQVELARKLTSLLPDSLNACYFVNSGTEAIEAALKLAKRFTGRRKIVSCHKAYHGSTHGSLSVSGNEKKKYAFRPLLPEVYFMRYGELNDLSLIDESTACVIIETVQGDAGVRIPSKAFMLALRARCTEVGALLILDEIQTGFGRTGKLFAFEHFGITPDILTIAKSMAGGMAMGAFVSDREIMACLKEDPILGHITTFGGHPVCCAAALGNIQAIEEGNLIETAEEKGELLESLLDHPAIVEVRRIGMMFAVEFESADLVYKIVEKCLEKGVITFYFLSCPESFRLAPPLTISDEEIRLAAKAINEAIQEAVPDLL, encoded by the coding sequence ATGAATCTTCGAGATGATTTCTTCGCGCTCCAAGCCCAAACTTCACCTTTCCCCATCGGGATAGAGGTAAGCCACGCTGCGGGTTGCTACATCTACGATACCGCAGGCAAGAGCTTCCTCGATATGATTTCAGGGATTGCCGTGACGAATGTCGGACATCGACACCCGACCGTGGTGAAGGCAATCAAAGATCAAGTAGATCGCTACCTCCACGTGATGCCTTACGGCGAATTTATTCAAGGTCCGCAGGTAGAGTTGGCTCGAAAGCTTACTTCCCTCCTGCCCGATTCACTCAATGCCTGTTACTTTGTGAACAGCGGTACCGAAGCCATCGAAGCTGCCCTAAAACTGGCCAAACGGTTTACGGGTAGACGGAAAATCGTCTCTTGCCACAAGGCCTACCACGGGTCTACGCATGGCTCGCTCAGTGTTTCTGGAAATGAAAAAAAGAAATACGCCTTTCGCCCCTTACTACCCGAGGTCTACTTTATGCGGTACGGTGAATTGAACGACTTGAGTTTAATCGATGAGTCCACCGCATGTGTCATCATCGAGACGGTGCAAGGTGATGCTGGTGTGAGAATACCTTCGAAGGCATTTATGCTGGCTCTCCGCGCCCGCTGCACGGAGGTTGGTGCTTTGCTCATATTGGATGAAATCCAAACGGGCTTTGGCCGAACGGGTAAACTATTTGCCTTTGAACATTTTGGAATTACTCCCGACATTTTAACCATCGCCAAAAGCATGGCAGGCGGAATGGCTATGGGTGCTTTTGTGAGTGATCGAGAGATTATGGCCTGCCTGAAAGAAGATCCCATTCTGGGGCACATCACCACTTTTGGTGGTCACCCCGTTTGCTGCGCCGCGGCATTGGGAAATATCCAAGCCATTGAAGAAGGCAACTTGATAGAAACTGCCGAAGAAAAAGGTGAACTATTGGAATCACTTCTCGATCATCCTGCAATTGTTGAAGTGAGACGAATTGGGATGATGTTTGCCGTAGAGTTTGAATCAGCCGATTTGGTATATAAAATCGTTGAGAAGTGTTTGGAAAAGGGAGTGATCACCTTTTATTTCTTGTCTTGTCCTGAGAGCTTTAGGTTGGCTCCTCCCCTCACCATTTCCGATGAAGAAATTCGCTTAGCGGCGAAGGCGATTAATGAGGCGATTCAGGAGGCTGTTCCAGACCTTCTTTGA
- a CDS encoding RNA polymerase sigma factor: MKSEEREILKGLRNKRTKEAAFVQMMNLYKKPLYAHLRSMTGNHPDADDSLQNAFVKVWKHIDGFKGDSALYTWLYRIATNEALTLLSKRNKMHAVDMEESYHSGGQTDGPDGDEIRMKLDEAVLSLPEKQQRVFQMKYFSEMKYEEISKITGTSVGALKASYFHAVRKIEAFLTGD, translated from the coding sequence ATGAAGTCCGAAGAACGGGAAATACTTAAGGGTCTCCGAAACAAGCGAACCAAGGAGGCAGCCTTTGTACAAATGATGAATTTGTACAAAAAGCCTCTCTATGCTCATCTTCGATCGATGACGGGCAATCATCCTGACGCTGACGACTCTCTCCAAAATGCTTTTGTGAAGGTGTGGAAACACATCGATGGATTCAAAGGCGACTCAGCACTTTATACTTGGCTTTACCGCATAGCTACGAATGAGGCCTTAACTCTATTGAGCAAGCGTAATAAAATGCACGCTGTAGATATGGAAGAAAGTTACCACAGTGGCGGACAGACTGACGGACCTGACGGTGACGAAATCAGAATGAAGCTGGATGAGGCGGTTCTGAGCTTACCCGAGAAACAACAGCGGGTTTTTCAAATGAAGTACTTCTCTGAAATGAAATACGAGGAAATATCGAAAATTACGGGGACAAGTGTGGGAGCTCTTAAAGCAAGTTATTTTCATGCTGTGCGCAAAATTGAAGCATTTCTAACAGGAGATTAA
- a CDS encoding transketolase family protein: MKEFTVQNTQDTRSGFGAGLLELGRTNPNVVGLCADLIGSLKMGDFKKEFPDRFIQCGVAEANMMGVAAGLTVGGKIPFTGTFANFSTGRVYDQIRQSIAYSDKNVKICASHAGLTLGEDGATHQILEDLGMMKMLPGMTVINPCDYNQTKAATIAIADHVGPVYLRFGRPKVANFTPVDQDFQIGKALMLSEGTDVSIFATGHLVWKAIEAGHILAEQGISAEIINIHTIKPLDVEAVINSVKKTGCVVSAEEHMVLGGLGESIASVLSRNYPAPMEIVAVNDSFGESGTPEELMTKYGIDTPNVVEAAKKAISRK, translated from the coding sequence ATGAAAGAATTTACCGTTCAGAACACTCAAGATACAAGAAGCGGCTTTGGCGCCGGGCTTTTAGAATTAGGAAGAACAAACCCTAATGTGGTTGGACTTTGTGCTGATTTGATCGGCTCATTAAAAATGGGCGATTTCAAAAAAGAATTCCCGGATAGATTTATTCAGTGTGGTGTAGCTGAAGCCAATATGATGGGTGTGGCAGCTGGACTTACTGTCGGAGGCAAGATTCCCTTCACGGGAACCTTCGCTAATTTTTCGACCGGGAGAGTTTACGATCAAATTCGTCAATCTATCGCCTATTCAGATAAGAACGTGAAGATTTGTGCTTCTCATGCGGGGTTGACTTTGGGTGAAGACGGCGCCACACACCAGATCTTGGAAGACTTGGGAATGATGAAGATGCTTCCCGGAATGACGGTAATCAATCCTTGTGACTACAACCAAACGAAGGCAGCGACGATTGCGATTGCCGATCATGTAGGCCCTGTTTACCTTAGGTTTGGTCGACCGAAAGTGGCCAACTTCACACCCGTAGATCAGGATTTTCAAATTGGTAAAGCACTGATGCTTTCAGAAGGAACGGATGTTTCCATCTTTGCTACGGGCCATTTGGTATGGAAAGCCATTGAGGCAGGCCATATTCTCGCAGAACAAGGAATAAGTGCGGAAATAATAAATATCCACACGATTAAACCTTTGGATGTTGAGGCAGTCATAAATTCGGTGAAGAAAACGGGATGTGTCGTTTCGGCGGAGGAACATATGGTTCTTGGCGGTCTAGGCGAAAGCATCGCTTCGGTATTGTCGAGAAACTATCCGGCTCCAATGGAAATTGTAGCTGTGAATGACAGCTTTGGCGAAAGCGGCACACCGGAAGAGCTCATGACAAAATATGGCATTGATACTCCGAATGTTGTTGAGGCAGCTAAGAAGGCTATCTCACGCAAATAA
- a CDS encoding VWA domain-containing protein yields MKRILFAIAILLLSFSFESYAQGEQLTRLLFVFDASNSMNATWQSDRKITVARRLLSESVRELDGNPNVEMGLRVYGHQVAIAPGKQDCEDTKLEVSFRPNNGLLIEKTLDRISCKGTTPIARSLEKAAGDFPECPDCRNIIILITDGIEACDGDPCAISRALQRRGVILKPFVIGVGLEDEFKDTFNCVGNYYDATNEETFENILDIVVTQALNNTTAQVNLIDDFGKPSESNVTVNLFDENTEELAYGFVHTLNHKGNPDTLSLDPIITYRVEAHTIPTLTKEHVKITAGQHNIIALDAGQGDLVIKVGGNLAKDVPIIVRKKGKAETAHVMSTNVKERLLTDFYDLEILTLPRTKIPNIEVNQNKTTTITIAEPGVLNLSLASAGYGSIALENGSDLEWVINIDNSNLQQQFQLQPGKYKLTYRSKNSKQVIYTIERAFTITSGSSTNLKL; encoded by the coding sequence ATGAAGCGTATTTTATTTGCCATAGCGATTCTATTACTCAGCTTTTCTTTTGAGTCATATGCTCAAGGTGAACAGCTGACGCGATTGCTCTTTGTCTTTGACGCGAGCAACAGCATGAATGCAACTTGGCAAAGCGATCGTAAAATAACCGTAGCAAGAAGACTATTGTCTGAATCCGTTCGCGAATTGGATGGCAATCCAAATGTGGAAATGGGACTTCGCGTATATGGGCATCAAGTAGCCATTGCTCCGGGCAAGCAAGATTGTGAGGATACCAAACTTGAAGTGTCGTTCAGACCGAATAATGGTCTTCTGATCGAGAAGACCTTGGACCGAATTAGTTGTAAGGGTACCACACCTATTGCGCGATCGCTGGAAAAAGCCGCAGGAGATTTTCCAGAGTGCCCGGATTGTAGAAACATTATCATTCTCATCACCGATGGTATTGAAGCTTGTGATGGAGATCCTTGTGCCATTTCCAGAGCGTTGCAACGGCGAGGGGTGATCCTAAAGCCGTTCGTGATCGGAGTTGGCTTGGAAGATGAATTCAAAGACACCTTTAACTGTGTGGGGAATTACTACGATGCTACCAACGAAGAGACTTTTGAAAATATTCTGGACATCGTAGTTACACAAGCCCTGAATAACACTACTGCACAAGTTAATCTAATCGACGATTTTGGAAAGCCTTCTGAGTCGAATGTAACGGTAAATCTCTTCGACGAGAACACTGAAGAGCTGGCATATGGATTTGTACACACCCTCAACCACAAGGGGAACCCTGACACGCTGAGTCTGGATCCTATCATTACCTACCGAGTGGAAGCGCACACCATTCCTACACTCACAAAGGAACATGTTAAAATCACCGCAGGTCAGCACAACATTATTGCTCTCGATGCCGGTCAGGGCGATTTGGTCATAAAGGTTGGCGGAAATCTCGCCAAGGATGTGCCTATTATCGTAAGGAAAAAAGGTAAGGCGGAAACGGCACACGTGATGTCTACCAATGTCAAAGAAAGACTCTTGACCGATTTCTATGATCTGGAAATTTTGACGCTTCCACGAACTAAGATTCCTAACATTGAAGTGAATCAGAATAAGACTACTACCATTACCATTGCCGAGCCAGGCGTTTTGAATCTCTCACTGGCATCTGCAGGATATGGTAGCATCGCCTTGGAAAATGGAAGTGATTTGGAATGGGTCATTAATATCGACAACTCGAATCTTCAGCAGCAATTCCAACTTCAACCGGGGAAGTACAAACTGACCTACAGGTCAAAAAATAGCAAACAAGTCATTTACACCATAGAAAGAGCTTTTACTATAACGTCAGGCTCTTCTACCAATTTAAAACTCTGA
- a CDS encoding transketolase, with protein MSNIENLKSLANQVRRDIVRMVHAVNSGHPGGSLGCTDYFVALYGEIMKYDPNNFSMDGKGEDLFFLSNGHISPVWYSVLARNGFFEVDELNTFRKLNTRLQGHPTTHEGLPGVRVASGSLGQGLSVALGAAMAKKLNGDDRIVYSLHGDGELQEGQIWEAAMFGAHNKVDNIISTIDFNNRQIDGDVSDVLSLGDLNAKWSAFGWDVLEMNGNHMEEVISKLKEAKARTGKGKPVMIIMKTEMGAGVDFMMGTHKWHGVAPNDEQLKDALSQLPETMGDY; from the coding sequence ATGAGCAATATTGAAAACCTTAAATCCCTCGCCAACCAAGTGCGACGGGACATCGTTCGTATGGTACACGCCGTAAACTCAGGGCATCCTGGTGGAAGCCTTGGTTGTACCGACTATTTCGTGGCTCTCTACGGCGAAATCATGAAATATGACCCCAATAACTTTAGCATGGACGGAAAAGGTGAGGACCTTTTCTTTCTCTCCAATGGACACATATCACCTGTATGGTACAGCGTCCTAGCGCGAAACGGCTTTTTCGAAGTAGACGAGCTCAACACGTTTAGAAAACTCAATACTCGCCTTCAGGGCCACCCAACTACTCACGAAGGTTTACCTGGTGTTCGGGTGGCTTCCGGCTCACTAGGGCAAGGACTTTCTGTAGCCTTAGGTGCTGCGATGGCAAAGAAATTAAACGGAGATGACAGAATTGTTTACAGCCTTCACGGTGATGGCGAATTGCAAGAAGGTCAGATTTGGGAAGCGGCTATGTTTGGCGCCCACAATAAGGTGGACAATATCATTTCAACTATTGATTTCAACAATAGACAAATAGACGGTGACGTTTCTGATGTACTCAGTCTGGGCGACCTAAATGCAAAATGGTCCGCTTTTGGATGGGACGTGCTTGAAATGAACGGCAACCATATGGAGGAAGTCATCTCAAAGCTCAAGGAAGCCAAGGCCAGAACGGGAAAAGGAAAGCCCGTGATGATTATCATGAAAACCGAAATGGGTGCTGGTGTTGACTTTATGATGGGAACGCATAAGTGGCACGGTGTTGCTCCCAATGATGAGCAGCTGAAAGACGCCCTTTCCCAACTTCCCGAAACTATGGGAGACTACTAA